From a single Natronorubrum tibetense GA33 genomic region:
- the guaB gene encoding IMP dehydrogenase: MANDIPEQGPYSSKLQVPEALTFDDVLLRPKESRVEPDDADLTTHVSKSVEVSVPILSAAMDTVTESGMAIAMARHGGLGVLHRNMNIDGMVEEIERVKSADELIIPLDSVVTADPEMSVREVDERMARQGVGGAPVVNTRGEVLGIISSTDIRPHLEVNEDDPVTEAMTDEVVTASEDIDPRDAFELMYEHKIERVPVVDDENLLVGLVTMQGILQRREYQQAVRDEDGRLRCGVAVSPFEQERAEAADEAGADVLFIDTAHAHNLNVIDGAREIKESVEADVVVGNVGTREAAADLVEFADGIKVGIGPGSICTTRIVSGSGMPQITAVAQVADVANEYDVPVIADGGIRYSGDAIKAIAAGADAVMLGSYFAGTDEAPGRVVTMNGKKYKQYRGMGSVGAMKSGDSDRYLKEEPDEDDEYVPEGVEAATPYKGTLKSELHQLAGGMQSGMGYVGAETIPEFKERSEFVRVSAAGQAESHAHDVVITDEAPNYSPDSE; encoded by the coding sequence ATGGCGAACGATATCCCTGAGCAGGGGCCTTATTCTTCGAAATTACAGGTACCGGAAGCGCTAACGTTCGACGACGTCCTCTTGCGGCCGAAAGAGAGTCGTGTCGAACCCGACGACGCCGACCTCACCACACACGTCTCGAAATCCGTCGAGGTATCGGTTCCAATTCTCTCGGCCGCGATGGACACCGTCACCGAGAGCGGCATGGCCATCGCGATGGCCCGCCACGGCGGCCTGGGGGTCCTCCATCGGAACATGAACATCGACGGAATGGTCGAGGAGATCGAACGGGTCAAAAGCGCCGACGAACTCATCATCCCGCTGGACTCGGTCGTCACCGCCGATCCCGAGATGTCCGTCCGCGAAGTCGACGAGCGAATGGCCCGCCAGGGCGTCGGCGGCGCACCGGTGGTCAACACCCGCGGCGAGGTGCTGGGGATCATCTCGAGTACCGACATCCGGCCCCACCTCGAGGTCAACGAGGACGACCCCGTCACCGAAGCGATGACCGACGAGGTCGTGACGGCCTCCGAGGATATCGATCCGCGCGACGCGTTCGAACTGATGTACGAGCACAAGATCGAGCGCGTGCCGGTCGTCGACGACGAGAACCTGCTGGTCGGACTCGTGACGATGCAAGGTATCCTCCAGCGTCGCGAGTACCAGCAGGCCGTCCGCGACGAGGACGGACGCCTCCGCTGTGGCGTCGCAGTCAGCCCCTTCGAACAGGAGCGCGCCGAGGCCGCCGACGAGGCCGGCGCAGACGTGCTATTCATCGACACCGCACACGCGCACAACTTGAACGTCATCGACGGCGCTCGAGAGATCAAAGAGTCCGTCGAGGCCGATGTCGTCGTCGGTAACGTCGGCACGCGAGAGGCGGCCGCGGATCTGGTCGAATTCGCGGACGGGATCAAAGTCGGCATCGGTCCGGGTTCGATCTGTACAACGCGAATCGTCTCGGGCTCCGGCATGCCCCAGATCACAGCCGTCGCACAGGTCGCGGACGTCGCAAACGAATACGACGTGCCAGTGATCGCCGACGGCGGGATTCGGTACTCCGGCGACGCGATCAAGGCGATCGCCGCCGGTGCGGACGCCGTCATGCTCGGCTCCTACTTCGCCGGCACCGACGAGGCACCGGGTCGCGTCGTCACGATGAACGGCAAGAAGTACAAGCAGTATCGCGGTATGGGATCGGTCGGCGCGATGAAATCCGGCGACAGTGACCGGTATCTCAAGGAAGAGCCGGACGAGGACGACGAGTACGTGCCGGAAGGCGTCGAGGCTGCGACGCCGTACAAGGGTACGCTCAAGTCCGAACTCCACCAGCTCGCCGGTGGGATGCAGTCCGGAATGGGCTACGTCGGCGCCGAGACGATCCCCGAGTTCAAAGAGCGCAGCGAGTTCGTCCGCGTCTCCGCGGCCGGACAGGCCGAGAGTCACGCCCACGACGTCGTCATCACCGACGAAGCGCCGAACTACTCGCCCGACAGCGAATAA
- a CDS encoding AMP-binding protein: MTYYVTVDGDSYEEARESFSWDVPPGFNAAADLVGKHDDGEQVALYQLSSADGHEEYTFADLDARSNAVANALSARGVERGDRVAVVVPQKPANVLTHLACWKLGAISLPLSVLFGDDALRYRLTDSEARVAVVDASQWKTVRDIAPDCPRLESVLVVGDEGDTVDENAGGGAAAERFEAAVDWDETAFELADTDVDTPAIIMYTSGSTGEPKGVLHTHGVWLGHCPAFTMYFERDVRDGVYWTPADWAWIGALGDLVFPAWHYGQPVVGYPMGSFDPERAYEIMAAFDVTDAFIPPTAIRMLMGIENPSDRYDLSLEAICSGGEPLTGEILEWADEALSGVVVNELYGQTEANLLVTNCREWFPAKPGSMGKPAPGHDVAVLDSETGERVDPGEIGEIAVRRGDDPVIFEAYWNAPEKTAAVTLEDGPDGDVWHLTGDLAERDDDGYCWFTSRDDELIITSGYRVAPREVEETILEHEVVEQVGVVGVPDETRGEIIKAVVQPVDGVTGTDELREEIRDLVREKLAAYEYPREIAFRDDLPTTTTGKIRRTELV, translated from the coding sequence ATGACGTACTACGTCACCGTCGACGGAGACTCGTACGAGGAGGCTCGCGAGTCGTTTTCGTGGGACGTTCCACCGGGGTTCAACGCGGCCGCGGATCTGGTCGGTAAACACGACGACGGCGAGCAGGTCGCGCTCTATCAGCTGTCGTCGGCGGACGGTCACGAGGAGTACACGTTCGCCGACCTCGACGCGCGGTCCAACGCCGTCGCGAACGCCCTCTCGGCCCGCGGGGTAGAGCGCGGCGACCGCGTCGCCGTCGTCGTCCCGCAGAAGCCGGCGAACGTCCTCACGCACCTGGCCTGCTGGAAGCTGGGCGCGATTTCGCTCCCGCTGTCGGTGCTGTTCGGCGACGATGCGCTGCGCTACCGGCTGACCGACAGCGAGGCCCGCGTGGCCGTCGTCGACGCGAGCCAGTGGAAGACGGTGCGAGATATCGCTCCGGACTGTCCCCGCCTCGAGTCCGTCCTCGTCGTCGGTGACGAGGGGGATACCGTCGACGAAAACGCTGGCGGCGGCGCGGCCGCGGAGCGATTCGAGGCCGCCGTCGATTGGGACGAGACGGCGTTCGAACTGGCCGACACGGATGTCGATACGCCCGCGATCATCATGTACACGAGCGGCAGCACCGGCGAGCCGAAAGGCGTCCTCCATACGCACGGCGTCTGGCTCGGACACTGTCCGGCGTTTACGATGTACTTCGAGCGCGACGTTCGCGACGGCGTCTACTGGACGCCCGCCGACTGGGCCTGGATCGGCGCGCTCGGCGACCTCGTCTTTCCCGCCTGGCACTACGGTCAGCCAGTGGTGGGGTATCCGATGGGGTCGTTCGACCCCGAGCGCGCCTACGAGATTATGGCCGCATTCGACGTTACCGACGCCTTCATCCCACCGACTGCGATCCGGATGCTGATGGGTATCGAGAATCCCAGTGACCGCTACGACCTCTCGCTCGAGGCGATCTGTTCCGGCGGCGAACCGCTGACCGGGGAGATTCTCGAGTGGGCCGACGAGGCGCTTTCGGGCGTGGTCGTCAACGAACTCTACGGCCAGACGGAGGCGAACCTGCTCGTGACCAACTGCCGTGAGTGGTTCCCGGCGAAGCCGGGGAGCATGGGAAAGCCGGCTCCGGGCCACGACGTTGCCGTACTGGATTCGGAGACGGGTGAGCGCGTCGATCCGGGTGAAATCGGCGAGATAGCGGTTCGACGCGGCGACGATCCCGTGATCTTCGAAGCGTACTGGAATGCTCCGGAGAAGACGGCGGCGGTGACGCTCGAGGACGGTCCGGATGGAGACGTCTGGCATCTCACGGGCGACCTGGCCGAACGCGACGACGACGGCTACTGCTGGTTCACGTCGCGGGATGACGAACTCATCATCACGAGCGGCTACCGCGTCGCGCCGCGGGAGGTCGAGGAGACGATCCTCGAGCACGAGGTCGTCGAACAGGTCGGCGTCGTCGGCGTTCCGGACGAGACCCGTGGCGAGATCATCAAGGCCGTCGTCCAGCCCGTAGACGGCGTGACGGGAACGGACGAGTTGCGCGAGGAGATTCGGGACCTGGTCCGTGAGAAACTAGCGGCGTACGAATATCCTCGCGAGATAGCGTTCCGCGACGACCTCCCGACCACGACGACCGGGAAGATTCGGCGGACCGAACTCGTCTGA
- the cmk gene encoding (d)CMP kinase: MSTDSTAAVEIDTTLFITVSGPPGCGATTLCEQLADAMGCPYVSGGDIFREIAEDQDMTLSQLTAQADSSEEIDRAIDQRLQQIAEKWGTANKPFILESRLAGWLAGERADLRIWLDAPEDVRADRIEDRVETEAEMRVREVSEAGRYQSYYQIDIDEREFYDLSINTARWSKRGVFELVRAALEEYDPEIDEGAFSTPDIDP, from the coding sequence ATGTCTACGGACTCGACAGCAGCGGTGGAGATCGACACGACACTGTTTATTACGGTCTCCGGGCCACCGGGCTGCGGTGCGACGACGCTCTGTGAACAGCTCGCCGACGCGATGGGCTGTCCGTACGTCTCCGGCGGCGACATCTTCCGCGAGATCGCCGAGGATCAGGACATGACGCTCAGCCAGCTGACGGCGCAGGCTGACTCCTCCGAGGAGATCGATCGCGCGATCGACCAGCGCCTCCAGCAGATCGCCGAGAAGTGGGGAACGGCGAACAAGCCGTTCATCCTCGAGTCTCGTCTCGCCGGCTGGCTCGCCGGCGAACGGGCCGACCTTCGAATCTGGCTCGATGCACCCGAGGACGTTCGCGCGGACCGGATCGAGGATCGCGTCGAGACCGAAGCCGAGATGCGCGTCCGCGAGGTCAGCGAGGCCGGCCGCTACCAGTCGTACTACCAGATCGACATCGACGAACGGGAGTTCTACGATCTCTCGATCAACACCGCCCGCTGGAGCAAACGGGGTGTGTTCGAACTCGTGCGGGCCGCACTCGAGGAGTACGATCCCGAGATCGACGAGGGAGCGTTCTCGACGCCGGACATCGATCCGTAG
- a CDS encoding sodium:solute symporter family transporter → MSNAFSLLSLAPIPLQEEGIPIADDPIIIGFGAAYLLIVIAIGAWGWMQTESTSDFLITGKSIGTWVLALTAFSVIQSGFGFVGGPELVYSFGTTALWIFFTAPLGFLLTWIVLAKRMRILADIRNVLTLPDAMYVRYESEWVRGLGGVAVALGVIAYLAVNLAALQFVMRAIFGIPLIWGLLGGALILLLYSMLGGMIAGVWTDFLQAITMIIGAGFVFAYAMSFGGGMGTISQNLASADPNLISPFGALGAPAVAVLVGISWWILFSVGAAGQPHLITKFYMSRDMKILKWGAPIAAISYAISSLIAFSAGLSMRAMVEAGEISETFSASEVGPVFVLDHTGSVIAGLILAALLAAIMSTSDSFLNIGAAAISRDIPRALGRPITDDKTELRVTQAALAMLTVLSTIVVFYSQALVGILGAISWGFFAAAFVPVVVLGLNWKGASKWGAIAALVVGMLFNIVYNVIPEAADIIGGGFVVWLNENVVMATYPFPPEVPAEAISLLVAMIVFIFVSLLAQVFTNPERELPSDLHALFER, encoded by the coding sequence ATGAGTAACGCGTTCTCGCTGCTCTCGTTGGCTCCAATTCCGCTACAGGAGGAGGGTATTCCGATCGCCGACGATCCCATTATCATCGGCTTCGGAGCAGCCTACCTCCTCATCGTCATCGCAATCGGCGCCTGGGGCTGGATGCAAACCGAGTCGACGAGTGACTTTCTGATCACTGGCAAGAGCATCGGGACGTGGGTCCTCGCGCTGACGGCGTTCTCGGTGATCCAGTCCGGATTCGGATTCGTCGGCGGTCCTGAACTGGTCTACTCGTTCGGGACGACCGCGCTCTGGATCTTCTTTACGGCACCGCTCGGCTTCCTGCTCACGTGGATCGTCCTCGCAAAGCGAATGCGAATTCTCGCGGACATCCGCAACGTGTTGACCCTACCGGACGCGATGTACGTCCGCTACGAGAGCGAGTGGGTTCGCGGACTCGGCGGCGTCGCCGTCGCACTGGGCGTCATCGCCTACCTCGCGGTCAACCTGGCCGCGTTGCAGTTCGTCATGCGGGCCATCTTCGGCATTCCGCTCATCTGGGGCCTGCTCGGTGGGGCCCTGATTCTCCTCCTGTACAGCATGCTCGGCGGGATGATCGCCGGCGTCTGGACCGACTTCCTGCAGGCGATTACGATGATCATCGGCGCGGGATTCGTCTTCGCCTACGCGATGTCCTTCGGCGGCGGTATGGGAACCATCTCGCAGAATCTGGCCAGCGCGGATCCAAACCTCATCTCGCCGTTCGGTGCCCTGGGAGCCCCGGCCGTCGCGGTTCTCGTCGGCATTTCGTGGTGGATCCTGTTTTCCGTCGGCGCGGCGGGCCAGCCACACCTCATCACGAAGTTCTACATGAGCCGCGACATGAAGATCCTGAAATGGGGTGCGCCCATCGCGGCCATTTCCTACGCCATCTCGAGTCTGATCGCCTTCTCGGCGGGGCTCTCGATGCGCGCGATGGTCGAAGCCGGCGAGATATCGGAGACGTTCTCCGCGTCCGAAGTCGGTCCGGTCTTCGTCCTCGACCACACGGGGAGCGTCATCGCGGGGCTGATCCTCGCCGCGCTGCTCGCGGCGATCATGTCGACGAGCGACTCGTTCCTCAACATCGGGGCGGCGGCCATCTCGCGCGACATTCCGCGTGCACTGGGGCGCCCGATCACGGACGATAAAACCGAACTCCGCGTGACGCAAGCCGCGCTCGCCATGCTAACGGTGCTCTCGACGATCGTCGTCTTCTACTCGCAGGCACTGGTCGGCATCCTGGGGGCGATTAGCTGGGGCTTCTTCGCCGCCGCGTTCGTCCCGGTGGTGGTGTTAGGACTCAACTGGAAAGGAGCGTCGAAGTGGGGGGCGATTGCTGCGCTCGTCGTGGGAATGCTGTTCAACATCGTCTACAACGTGATCCCAGAGGCTGCGGACATCATCGGCGGCGGATTCGTCGTCTGGCTCAACGAGAACGTCGTCATGGCAACGTATCCGTTCCCGCCCGAGGTGCCGGCGGAGGCAATCTCGTTGCTGGTCGCGATGATCGTGTTCATCTTCGTCTCGCTGCTCGCGCAGGTGTTCACGAACCCCGAACGTGAACTCCCGAGTGACCTCCACGCCCTGTTCGAACGATGA
- a CDS encoding cupin domain-containing protein yields the protein MEKTAIDDVDIETNPMEVHSIRRPISQALGFSDFAMNYFELESGESFSGGYHTHHDQEEVFYVQSGTATFDTEEGEVTVEEDEVIRFAPGEFQQGYNDGDDPVVGFAFGAPGAQHDWDQIESMIFCQDCEEEVGHGLELTDEGAFRMTCTACDNAFTIG from the coding sequence ATGGAGAAAACCGCAATCGACGACGTCGACATCGAGACCAACCCGATGGAGGTCCACTCGATCAGACGGCCGATATCGCAGGCGCTCGGCTTCTCGGACTTCGCGATGAACTACTTCGAACTCGAGTCCGGCGAGTCCTTTTCCGGCGGCTATCACACCCACCACGACCAGGAGGAGGTGTTTTACGTCCAATCAGGGACCGCGACGTTCGACACCGAGGAAGGCGAGGTTACCGTCGAGGAAGACGAGGTGATTCGGTTCGCGCCGGGAGAGTTCCAGCAGGGATACAACGACGGCGACGACCCGGTCGTCGGATTCGCCTTCGGCGCACCCGGGGCCCAACACGACTGGGACCAGATCGAGTCGATGATCTTCTGTCAGGACTGTGAGGAGGAGGTCGGACACGGACTCGAGCTCACCGACGAGGGGGCGTTCCGAATGACTTGTACAGCCTGCGACAACGCGTTCACGATCGGATAA